The following are from one region of the Oncorhynchus tshawytscha isolate Ot180627B linkage group LG24, Otsh_v2.0, whole genome shotgun sequence genome:
- the ly6pge gene encoding lymphocyte antigen 6 family member pge has protein sequence MRSEGLQCYTCMGSSDEDCNRQGSKTCPSYSDACAVVRGQGSGVMKSCSYKSFCSQANSQGYRSPGVRVHCCFSDDCNVTGNVSKLEGSLSYLLLLLPLLLHWISS, from the exons ATGAGaa GTGAAGGCCTACAATGCTATACCTGCATGGGTTCTAGTGATGAAGACTGCAATCGTCAGGGCTCAAAAACCTGTCCAAGCTACTCTGATGCCTGCGCTGTAGTACGAGGACAGGGAA gcggaGTGATGAAGTCCTGCTCCTACAAGTCTTTCTGTAGCCAGGCCAACAGTCAGGGTTACCGGTCACCAGGGGTCAGAGTTCACTGCTGTTTCTCTGATGACTGCAACGTGACAGGAAACGTATCCAAGCTGGAAGGAAGTCTCAGCTACCTGTtgctcctccttcccctgctccTCCACTGGATCTCAAGCTAA